The genomic interval TAGTTCAACAAGAATTGGGCATTTTAGGATAACAAAAAAAATAGGGAGTAGAATTATGAAAAAGTATTATATCGCAGTGACGTATGAGGTTTGTGAACACAATAATATTTATTTAGATATGAACGAATATAATATAGACTCTTCTAAGGATTTGGATAAACAAATAAGGGAAGTGGCTAAGGTGGATGTTGCTCCCTTGGTAAAGTTTTATGAATCGGATACAAGTGATTTTAAAGAAATTAGACTGTACAAAGAATATAAATTCAAGGAATATGAGTGCGGTTGTGACGGTAGTCAATTTTAATGTTCTTCAACTAACGGGCGTAGCTTTGGCCTTTTGGTCTGAAAAATTCATAAAATAAGCATTCCAATAGAATGAAGAAGTGTAAAAATATGGATGAAATGTTCTGGTAATCGAAATTTTCCTTTTTCCACCCATAAAATACCAAATAAAACAAGGAAAGAAATAGAAAACCAAACAACTCCTATGACAATCGGATGTAGATATTTTGTTAATTCAATCCATACAGTAAAAGAATAAAAATACAATTTGAGAATTCAAAATACTAAGTTTTATGTTTTTTTTCATATTTTCCCTGTACTCCGTCATTTCTAACTATTTATTAAACATTCTTATAGTGGAACTTACACGTAATCATTATATCAAGATCTTTAGCTTAATGAAGTATTAAAGATATTTATCGAACTTTTCAGATGATTATTAATCTAAAATCGGGCGCGATTGTTAAACAGTGCGTCCTATACATAATATAATTTCTTGTGGAATCTTTATCTTAAAAGTTTGAAAAGAAGGCATCATTTGTACTCTGAAAAAAAAATTCTTTTATGGAAAGATGTTATTTGTTGGAAAAAATTGATATATTTATGCGAAGTCCTTCACATGATCCATAGTGGTATGTTTATTTTATTAATTTTTAGAAATAAAACAACCTATTTCTGAGCTAATTTATTCATGAAGAACATTACTACAACTAAAAACGAAACCAGTTTAGTTAAGAAGAATTTTAGCATCTGTAAGAGCTAAAGAAATAAAATATAAATAACAGATGTTGAAAGGAATGTCAAAGAACATTCCTTTTTTTATGGCCGGGGATTATAAGGACATTACAAAAGGTGCGTGAACACCGTCCCTGTATGAATAAGCTTTTCCTTTATTATCTTAACGTGGTTTTTTGTTAGAATGTTGGCTGTACCTTTTTAATGTTTAATGTATAGCAGGTAGTGTAACGGTTATAGTTGTTCCTTCATTTATACTACTCTTAATATTAAGTGTGCCGTTCATCGATTGTATAGTCCGAACAACAACCATTGAACCTAGTCCTGTTCCTTTTTCTTTACTGCTGTAATACGGCTCGCCAAAACGGTTTATTTGTTCTTTGGTCATTCCAACCCCGTTATCGCTTATTTTGAGCGTTATCACGTCCTTGTTAACAAGCGTAACGATTCTAAGTTCACCACCATTAGGTATAGCCTCTATTCCATTTTTAATTAGGTTTAATAAACATTGTTTAAAATACTGGGTGTTCCCACGTGTAGTTGCTGGTACGATCGCTTCTGATATCTCAACTGAGTTCATACTGGCTAATGGCTTTATCATATCAATTACACTTCTTATTTCATGATCTATTAATATATCTTCTATTTTTTCCGTTGCAGGTTTTGCAAAAGCCAAATAATTACTAATAATAGTCTCAGCACTCTTAAGTTCCGTAGTAACAAATTGAAAATACCGCTCTCTTACATCACCAGGTAGTTTAGGGTCCTTTAACAATTCAATAAACCCTTTTACAACTGTTAAAGGATTTCTAACTTCGTGTGAAATACTTGCAGCAAGCTGACTAACGACTTCCATCTTTTCTAACTTAATAACTTTTGACTTTATACTAATGGCATCTCTTAAAATCTCAGTGATATATACAGCAGAAAACATGATGAAAGGAGGAATAATTATAAAATAGAAAATGTAAGCTTCAGTTACTCTAAAGAAGTCTGAGATGAAAACAGCGATATTGGTTGAAAGTATTCCCAAAAATAAAGATAGCAGTGCTGCACTAAATAGTTTGTGCTTTCGATTTAATGTCTTGAACTTTGTTGAAAAAAGTGCTGTTACAATAAATATCACGCTATAAACAATTAACGTCATAAAGTTGAACCCATAAATAGCAAACCGAGCCACTAATAGAATAATGAACAAAGCCGTTCCAACAGGCCATCCTCCATAAAGTATTCCTAATAAAAGGGGGATTTGCCTTAAATCATGGACACAATATTCATCAATATAAATAGGAAACTTCATGCATAAGAGAATAGGCAAACTCATAGATGTGGTAAGAAGAATCCTTTTGTAAGATTTTAGCGTTTCTACATGATCATATAAAATAAAAAATATTAAAATACTAATCAAAATGTAAAATAGATTATCTAAAATATGTTGGTTTAAATAAACAAAATCCATTGCTGCAGCCCCTAAGATTATGACATTCTGTAATTTAAAGTATACAGAAAAAAATCAATTTAATTAATAGAGAAAGTTCTTTTGTGTAAAAAATATTGTCGGGTAGCGAATTGGGTATATACATGCATAATTAACTAGGGCATATATTCAAAATCTTACAGTTAAAATGGATAAATCTACAAATAAGCAAATGATGATCAATAAGCGCAAATTTTATTAAAAGTTGGAAATTTTCCTAATGACAAAAAAGGCTTTTTATTTTACCTATAGGAACTCAGTTTCAGGATATGGGCGTTATTTAAGATCGTATAGGTTTATAACAAAAAAGTTAGAAAGTACGGGGGCGGATATAAGGTACTGAGTGAGTTTATCAACTGTCAGAAGGCAAAGGGGGCGACTTAAATAAATGCTTTATAAGCGCAGGATTGTACCAGACTTACAAGAATAGTAGTGGTCGTCATTTTCATACTTACCTTAAGACACAGGCTTTAGAATTTAAAGAAGATTACACACGATATGAGCGATGCTTAATTACAGCATCGCTTTTGTTGTTTCATATAAAAGTTTATGTTCAAGAAGGAAAGTATAATCAAAAATGGAATTATATGTTAAAGGATAATAAAATAAGGAGGATTTTTATGGAAACAGCAGGTTTTATTATTATTATTGGAGTGCTATTCAGTTTTGGAGCCTGGTTATGGTACTATGCCTCAATAGGAAAAGAATAAACAAAGAAAATATTTATAAACTAGAGAAGATTATTAATGAAGATTGAGTTTGCTACTGGAGCAGATTATGAGTTCTAAAACATTAAGTAGTAGCTTATTCAAGAAAAGAGCGCGATCGTGGAACAGGAAAGAAAAGGGTGATACATATTGTACTGACTAATATGTATCACCCTTTATATTTTATGGATTTTTACGATTTAGGTATTGATAACTAAAATTAAAATAGCTCAAAGGCATATTTGGATCATACTACCGTTAGAAGGAGTTGGAGTTTCTAATAAGTTTATTCCCCCAATACTTTTAGAACCCGAAGGGGAAAGGAGCGGTACAACCAACTATTATATTTTTTTTCATTATCCGTTTTGGTGGTTTTGAACATAAAAAATGGGAACAATACAGTTCCCACCTTAACTAAATATCCGCTAGCCAAACTCTCAAAATTTTAATGCATTATAAAATATTCATTACTCATAAAACCCGTAAGAGCTTTTTTATTGATTTTAGTTCATTAAAAGGAAAGAATAGTCGCTTTGATAAGCGATATGATATTTTCTTAAGTGCCACACATTGAAGAGTAGTGTTTTAAGGGGTGGTAAATAACTATATATGACTAATATGCGTCACCCCTTATTTTTTATGAATTTTTACGATTTAGGTCATGATAAATTTTAATCACAACACCAAATAATCATTTAGACAGGCTTTTTTATTTGGTTCTAATTGCCCTTATATTTATCTAAAATTTAGTTCGTTAAATTATAATTTTAAAACATAAAAAATATTTGACACATCCACTACTTTGTAATACTATATAGTAGTACTAAGTAATGCTAAGTAGATTGTAAGGAGGATATATGAAGGACTTAACTGAAATGCTTAAGGGAGTTCTTGAAGGAGTAGTACTTCAAAAGATTCAAATAGGTGAAACCTATGGGTATGAAATAACTAGATATCTAAATGAGTTAGGCTTTGATGATATTGTGGAAGGAACTGTCTATACCATTCTTGTTCGAATAGAGAAAAAAGGGCTCGTGGAGATTGAGAAGAAAAAATCTGAGCTTGGGCCCGCGAGAAAATTCTACACACTAAATGCTAAAGGAGAACAAGAATTAAATGATTTTTGGCAACGCTGGTCATTTTTAGAAGAAAAAATGAATGAAATAAAGGAGCAAAGAAATGTTTAAAAAGATGATTCAAGAAAAACGGGAATTTCGTGCATATCAAAAAAGAGTGAATGAATTACCTGAAGAATACAAAAAAGCTATGAAAGCAATTGAAAATTATATGTGGAACTTTGCTAAGGGATCAGGCATGTTTGAGCTTTTAAAGAATATTTTAGAGATGTTCGAGAATAGTGCCAGTGATGGATTAAGCGTACGAGATGTAGTAGGAAATGATATAGCAGAATTTGCAGACTCATTCCTAGCCGAGTTTCCAGAAGAAACATGGATTGACAAATTAAGAAAGAAATTAAGAGATTCTATTAAATAAAGGAGCGAGCGAGCCATGAATTCGACTGTCCTTGAAATCAAAAATGTAAAAAAGGGTTTTAAAGGGAACGAGGTTTTAAATGATGTCAATATCACTGTGAAGCAAGGTTCCATTTATGCCTTATTAGGGGCGAATGGTGCTGGGAAAAGTACCCTTTTAAAAATTGTTACGGGGTTACTTAATAGTGATGGCGGCATGGTGACCATTCATGATATTAATGTTGCTGACAATCCCATGGCGGTACAAAGGCTATTTAGTTTTAGTTCACAGAATACCACAGTTGACGGTGTACTTACTGGATATGAAAACCTTCATTTGATTGCAAAACTGCGCCATGAACACAACCCTAAAAAAGTAGCAGAAAGCCTTTTAGATAAGTTTGATCTGACAGAAGCCAAAGATAAAGCTGCTTCAACTTATTCAGGAGGAATGCGACGCCGTCTTGACTTAGCAATGAGTTTAGTTGGGAATCCAGAATTCATTTTTCTAGATGAACCTACCACAGGATTGGATCCTAAAAGCAGGCAGGATCTTTGGGATACGATTAAAGAAATGAAGTCGCAAGGGAAAACAATTTTCTT from Metabacillus sediminilitoris carries:
- a CDS encoding sensor histidine kinase, with the protein product MDFVYLNQHILDNLFYILISILIFFILYDHVETLKSYKRILLTTSMSLPILLCMKFPIYIDEYCVHDLRQIPLLLGILYGGWPVGTALFIILLVARFAIYGFNFMTLIVYSVIFIVTALFSTKFKTLNRKHKLFSAALLSLFLGILSTNIAVFISDFFRVTEAYIFYFIIIPPFIMFSAVYITEILRDAISIKSKVIKLEKMEVVSQLAASISHEVRNPLTVVKGFIELLKDPKLPGDVRERYFQFVTTELKSAETIISNYLAFAKPATEKIEDILIDHEIRSVIDMIKPLASMNSVEISEAIVPATTRGNTQYFKQCLLNLIKNGIEAIPNGGELRIVTLVNKDVITLKISDNGVGMTKEQINRFGEPYYSSKEKGTGLGSMVVVRTIQSMNGTLNIKSSINEGTTITVTLPAIH
- a CDS encoding PadR family transcriptional regulator produces the protein MKDLTEMLKGVLEGVVLQKIQIGETYGYEITRYLNELGFDDIVEGTVYTILVRIEKKGLVEIEKKKSELGPARKFYTLNAKGEQELNDFWQRWSFLEEKMNEIKEQRNV
- a CDS encoding DUF1048 domain-containing protein codes for the protein MFKKMIQEKREFRAYQKRVNELPEEYKKAMKAIENYMWNFAKGSGMFELLKNILEMFENSASDGLSVRDVVGNDIAEFADSFLAEFPEETWIDKLRKKLRDSIK
- a CDS encoding ABC transporter ATP-binding protein, whose amino-acid sequence is MNSTVLEIKNVKKGFKGNEVLNDVNITVKQGSIYALLGANGAGKSTLLKIVTGLLNSDGGMVTIHDINVADNPMAVQRLFSFSSQNTTVDGVLTGYENLHLIAKLRHEHNPKKVAESLLDKFDLTEAKDKAASTYSGGMRRRLDLAMSLVGNPEFIFLDEPTTGLDPKSRQDLWDTIKEMKSQGKTIFLTTQYLEEADYLADQIGFLREGKIVASGTPDEMKRIAGSDKLLLVFYRNQDADKALKLLESYSPVKKEDCEISIDLTDEITTSLNVLNALITENIELKTFKMITPTLDDVFITLTKGRK